Within Drosophila sechellia strain sech25 chromosome 4, ASM438219v1, whole genome shotgun sequence, the genomic segment ttgggcggttttagcGCGTtagagtggacgtggcaataTAATATATGGTTAATATGGTGAGAAACAATTTAGTAATTTAGTAGTTTTTACAAGTAAATATAGGAATATAAAGTCCCACGAACTATATCATtgttttgttaaattttttaaaccGCATAATTACAATAGCAACCTGTCACAAAGAAAAGCTTAGTATGCCTTTGAAAGTCTATGGTTGGCATCATTCCCAAAGTTAGAATATATCTTTTCAGATCTGTTTGGTAGGCGTATTAACTAAGAAGCATAAAGGTGAAGCTATCTAATTATTCTTACCTATCGTTTTGAAGACCCAATGAGCTTATGTTGCTTGTGTTGGCCGTCAAATTTTGTTTAGTTGCACCTGGGGCACGAGAAAATTCCGTACTGTCAGAGTTGATCTCCTTATCTAATACTGGAAGCTTCCACTGATTTAATCGGGATTGTTGATTGGACGCTCCTTGATATCCACTTGGCTGAAAGTGTTTTAGTGATTTGTTAAGACATCCCTATAACCACATAAATTTGATAAACTGAATTTGTGCGGTTTGGTGTTTATATTCAAATTCGAAAGACACAGTAGCTCCAGAGACGTCATTAAGTCTAGATGGAACTATTTGCTGATTACTTACAAGCGGAAAAtctctttatattttttttttatttaaaccaGAGGTGCTCAAAGCATAGCAAACtcaatatacaaataaaaacaaataattggAAGCTACCGTTTTCCTTATTTGAACATTTATAGATGATTAAAAAGGTTACAAAcctaaataataaaaattaagcgAAGAATTTATTTGTGACACTTGAAAGCAAATTGCTTCGCTAGCAGAAGCGACTTAAGAGATAAGTTATTAAAAGCGTTAAAAAATGTGGCAATAAAAGCTGGTACAAAAATGATCTAGTCTTCTAAATTTCCGATCCGGACAAGAAtaaatttcttttgtttttactaaatttaattgttattaattagttttattgccaattttttaaattgctGAAAATAATTCGTAGACGGAAACCACTACAAAAAGTAAGTCGATATAGGAAACAAGATTCCAGATTTACGACTTGAGATTTTTTTACCTTATTAATATTGAGCTCAGAAAAATTGCCttgcaaattatttattgcatCGTGACCTCTTAAATAGTCGTTGCCTGAGTTACTTAGATGAACAGAAGaaagttgctgctgttggggctgttgttgttgtgaagTTGGTTGCATATTCTGCTGTTTTACGTACACAGCCTGTTGTGCATTTATCTGGTTCTGTAAATTCTGGATTTGCAGCTTGTATTTAGATATAGCCACATTCACTGCCATTGGATTTGCATTTCCCCCGCGGGCGAGGGATTGCTGCGCAGCCTGGAGATGCTGAAAGAACacattttaaattcaataacggctgatatttttcttttaaactaatgtaattgtttttaaggtAACCATGTGTTTGGGGATTTATTTGATTGCACTTCGCAATGTCTTTTACAAAACTTTTCTTTAGATTatcatcaaatttaaaaataataatgtctAATCAGATGAATCTTTGACGAtgtcatttttaatattattatgtttAACTATATTTACTACCCAAAAACATCACAAAAATGTCCctgtgttattattattttaataaattacatTGGAGGGATCAAACAATTTTTGTTGATTACAATGCTTCAGGCACTGTATTCCGAAATCTGTGCATCGCAACCAACAAATACTTTTTGGGTCCCATTAGGACAGTTTTTCATGTTACAGTTTTTTTCCGGTCGAATATACTAGTTTTAATTCCGTAACATGAACTGCCTTTTGATTTTGATAATTACCTTAATATTGCTAAGAAGTTGGTTTAAAAGATTAAGGGTTGTTTGAGTTAGCGGTTGAGTCAATATCTGACTTGATATAAAACCACTATGAATGGCCAACTGAATTTGCTGACCAAGCATTCGAATTTGCTGACCAGACGGTTGGTTGTTTGTATTTGCTGCTATATTTACAGAGGCTGCTCCTGCCACTGCTGCGTTAGATGTGTTCTGCCCAAATCCGACAGATACGGCTGAGGAATTACCAACTGCTTGCGGTCCAACAGCAACACCATGTTGGCCTTgatttaaatacttttgcaCCTGTAAAGCTGTCATGTTTGCATTGTTGTTACCACCTCCCGAACCAGCGGTACCTCCCATGTTATTCATAAGGTTATTCTGCAAAACAAAGAAAGGTTAAAATATCATCGgtctttaaatttaaaagtttttactCGAAGGTGCGGAACAGGCGAATAGTTCGACTATGAAATACCACACCTAGATTAAGAAcgtaaaaaaattgaaatcgaTTGTTTTCAAAAGTTTTATTGTACGTTTTTTCGAGAGGATACGAATCTCAAAGTCCATATTCCAAGTAGTCTCAGTTTTTAGTTTGTACGGACGGTGGTGGAcgataaaaaataagaaatttattgttaaattaaatttcgttTTGACCGCTAcgtttttctttaatttttttttttttaaatgtattaatCTTACTTAATTAAGCAATAGTTTTATTAAATATCCCTAATAACATCGTAAGCCAAAAATTTATAGTAAACAAAATGAAACtaagtaattttttttaatagggATTTTTGTATATCgtttattttccaaaaagagattttaaatattttttccatacaattaaaaggaaaagtaaaaaaattTCAAAGGGGAGAGAACGCTTTTGTGGGGCGGACGGACACGGATAGAAGGACTCGGACAGTGATAATGAATACACACTCCACAGAGTCGCGGATCCTCTCACTGCCCCGCAACTTACTTTTCTAATAATCTACTATACCCTTTGACTATGCGAGTAAGAggtataattataaatataaattaataaatgtaaatgaatTACAAATACTATGCTTACAGCTTGATTCATACTCACGCTCGTAAGCGTTACTAGCACACGCACTTTCTAAATCTTCACGGTTATAAAAGGGGAATACatattgttttaaaatgtCCAAGAGTCAAACGAGGCGAATACCGGAACTACGGCAAATAAAAGCCAAAGGACGAATTAATTTCTTAAATGTGGGTTTCTGAACCAACGATAAAACCAACAACAATTCTGACAGCTGtcgcaacaaaaaaaaaaagaacaaacaaGAAACCTTTCAGTAGATTTGAttcacaaaatattttaaacaaacttTCCATATTATAGTCAAGTACATACAACTTTCTATTAAAATTACTGCCAAATGTGCCACCTGTTTGAAGGGACCGCCGTTAATTAAGAATTTGTGTGCCCACTAGAACGAGGGCGCGTTTTTAATACATAATTTATTGAtaacaaatatacattttcagATATTGTTATCATTAGGCGAAAAAACTTCATTATGCTTAGTTCCACGATACTTACATGAGGAAAGGACATGGAAGGTTGTCCACTGTTGACCGGGTAACGGCCAGCAAATCCACCGCTGCTTGTTGAACTAGTGTGGTCGGCATAAGATCCAAGAGACTCATCATGTCGACGCCAACCATCCATTGATAAGGATGAGTTGGCACGGAGCATATCGGCTGCCTCTTCGATGTTCATATTGGCAATCACTAATGCCCGCTCTACATCTTCCTTTTTAAAGCCGTTCTCGACAAGGATCCTGTATTGCTTGCTTTGCTTAATGATCTCCGCGTTAATAACGTTCACCATTCCCACGTTAAGTCCCGctagtttttgttgttgttgagaTTTTCCAATAATCCCCCCGTGCGTGTTCCACTCAGATCCTAGATCAACCCCATCCACCACGCCTGCAGCAGTGCTCCAACCTGATGAAGCACTATTAGCTGGCGGTTTGCTCTGCTTATTGCCCCAACTAACTCCAACAGGGGCCGGGTCGCTCCAAGAGTTTTGTGCCAAGGTTGAGTTGGACTTGTCATCAACCCAATTGTTGCTGGTTACACTGCCACCGCTGGGGGCGCCGACATTAACGCTATGAGTGTCATCTCCCCAAGTAgtgacagcagcaacattattTCTGCCGCCTACGTTGCCCGAATGCACCCACATAGCGCCTCCGTCTGGTTTGTGTTGTACGCCGCCCACAGATGGAATCCGAGCTTGAGGCCCAACTACACTGCTTATAGGATTACTTGGATTGGCTCCCACTGGAACATTGCTATTTCCAACGCCGGCTATTCCTATACCTCCCGTTTGGCTTTGGCCACGCATGAGATGACTACTACGACCAATCGAATCAGTCATGTCTTTCCAGTGACCGCTTGCAGCGGGAACACGAGTTTGCTGACCCCACAACGATGTACCATCATCGTAATTAGGAATACTGCGACGCTGAGGCGGTGGCGATGGTTCTTCCCATCCACTTATCTGTTTCGACATGTCTTTGGGACCACTTACACCAACGCTTACCGGTTGAGCAGGCCCCCACTGTGTTGGCATATTGGCCGATACTGTACCAGGACCGGGGCCTCCAGGACCGATGCCCGTGCCAGATGTTCCGACATTGGTACTGGCAGTTGCTACATTTTGACCAACCATTTTGTTGATACCTTGCAACTGGTTATGGGACATTTGTGGATGATGGCCCCACATTTCAGAGGTCCCATTAAGACGACCAGATATTCCACGGGGATCTCCTCGAATAGGGTCACGCGGATCGATCATGCGAATGTCTCGTGGATCGCTCGAAGTTGCTCCAGAACCGTTACCGCCGCGATGTTCAACATTTCGAATATCCATTGAGCCACCGACTCCCAAAGGGCGTATTTCACGAGGGTCTCCCCAACCGTTACCAGCGTTGCTTGAGTTTCCGCTACTACCTGTTGCGACTCCAGACGTTCCAGTTATATTGCTTGACCCGTTACCTCCTAAAATAACAATAGAAATATTTAGAATAGGTAATTCCCCAGATAAGGCTCCAACTTCAATTATTCATGTATTGTTAGTTAAATTTTGGTGGAAAAGCTAGAGCCTTCAACTGATCGTTTG encodes:
- the LOC6619476 gene encoding protein Gawky isoform X2 translates to MREALFSQDGWGCQHVNQDTNWEVPSSPEPANKDAPGPPMWKPSINNGTDLWESNLRNGGQPTAQQVPKPSWGHTPSSNLGGTWGEDDDGADSSSVWTGGSVSNTGSGAAVGVNQAGVNVGPGGVVSSGGPQWGQGVVGVGLGSTGGNGSSNITGTSGVATGSSGNSSNAGNGWGDPREIRPLGVGGSMDIRNVEHRGGNGSGATSSDPRDIRMIDPRDPIRGDPRGISGRLNGTSEMWGHHPQMSHNQLQGINKMVGQNVATASTNVGTSGTGIGPGGPGPGTVSANMPTQWGPAQPVSVGVSGPKDMSKQISGWEEPSPPPQRRSIPNYDDGTSLWGQQTRVPAASGHWKDMTDSIGRSSHLMRGQSQTGGIGIAGVGNSNVPVGANPSNPISSVVGPQARIPSVGGVQHKPDGGAMWVHSGNVGGRNNVAAVTTWGDDTHSVNVGAPSGGSVTSNNWVDDKSNSTLAQNSWSDPAPVGVSWGNKQSKPPANSASSGWSTAAGVVDGVDLGSEWNTHGGIIGKSQQQQKLAGLNVGMVNVINAEIIKQSKQYRILVENGFKKEDVERALVIANMNIEEAADMLRANSSLSMDGWRRHDESLGSYADHTSSTSSGGFAGRYPVNSGQPSMSFPHNNLMNNMGGTAGSGGGNNNANMTALQVQKYLNQGQHGVAVGPQAVGNSSAVSVGFGQNTSNAAVAGAASVNIAANTNNQPSGQQIRMLGQQIQLAIHSGFISSQILTQPLTQTTLNLLNQLLSNIKHLQAAQQSLARGGNANPMAVNVAISKYKLQIQNLQNQINAQQAVYVKQQNMQPTSQQQQPQQQQLSSVHLSNSGNDYLRGHDAINNLQGNFSELNINKPSGYQGASNQQSRLNQWKLPVLDKEINSDSTEFSRAPGATKQNLTANTSNISSLGLQNDSTWSTGRSIGDGWPDPSSDNENKDWSVAQPTSAATAYTDLVQEFEPGKPWKIKSIEDDPSITPGSVARSPLSINSTPKDADIFANTGKNSPTDLPPLSLSSSTWSFNPNQNYPSHSWSDNSQQCTATSELWTSPLNKSSSRGPPPGLTANSNKSANCNTSTPTTITGGANGWLQPRSGSVQPTNTNWTGGNTTWGSSWLLLKNLTAQIDGPTLRTLCMQHGPLVSFHPYLNQGIALCKYTTREEANKAQMALNNCVLANTTIFAESPSETEVQSIMQHLPQTPSSTSSCGTSGGNVGGVGTSANNANSGSGACQSGNSSGNGNGSASGAISGNNGNSTGNNSAAGGGSSSNNTITTVANSNLVGSSGSVSNSSGGTANSSTGSIVSCTASGNSINGAGTANSSGSKSSANNLASGQSSASNLTNSTNSTWRQTSQNQALQSQSRPSGREADFDYISLVYSIVDD
- the LOC6619476 gene encoding protein Gawky isoform X1, which encodes MREALFSQDGWGCQHVNQDTNWEVPSSPEPANKDAPGPPMWKPSINNGTDLWESNLRNGGQPTAQQVPKPSWGHTPSSNLGGTWGEDDDGADSSSVWTGGSVSNTGSGAAVGVNQAGVNVGPGGVVSSGGPQWGQGVVGVGLGSTGGNGSSNITGTSGVATGSSGNSSNAGNGWGDPREIRPLGVGGSMDIRNVEHRGGNGSGATSSDPRDIRMIDPRDPIRGDPRGISGRLNGTSEMWGHHPQMSHNQLQGINKMVGQNVATASTNVGTSGTGIGPGGPGPGTVSANMPTQWGPAQPVSVGVSGPKDMSKQISGWEEPSPPPQRRSIPNYDDGTSLWGQQTRVPAASGHWKDMTDSIGRSSHLMRGQSQTGGIGIAGVGNSNVPVGANPSNPISSVVGPQARIPSVGGVQHKPDGGAMWVHSGNVGGRNNVAAVTTWGDDTHSVNVGAPSGGSVTSNNWVDDKSNSTLAQNSWSDPAPVGVSWGNKQSKPPANSASSGWSTAAGVVDGVDLGSEWNTHGGIIGKSQQQQKLAGLNVGMVNVINAEIIKQSKQYRILVENGFKKEDVERALVIANMNIEEAADMLRANSSLSMDGWRRHDESLGSYADHTSSTSSGGFAGRYPVNSGQPSMSFPHNNLMNNMGGTAGSGGGNNNANMTALQVQKYLNQGQHGVAVGPQAVGNSSAVSVGFGQNTSNAAVAGAASVNIAANTNNQPSGQQIRMLGQQIQLAIHSGFISSQILTQPLTQTTLNLLNQLLSNIKHLQAAQQSLARGGNANPMAVNVAISKYKLQIQNLQNQINAQQAVYVKQQNMQPTSQQQQPQQQQLSSVHLSNSGNDYLRGHDAINNLQGNFSELNINKPSGYQGASNQQSRLNQWKLPVLDKEINSDSTEFSRAPGATKQNLTANTSNISSLGLQNDSTWSTGRSIGDGWPDPSSDNENKDWSVAQPTSAATAYTDLVQEFEPGKPWKGSQIKSIEDDPSITPGSVARSPLSINSTPKDADIFANTGKNSPTDLPPLSLSSSTWSFNPNQNYPSHSWSDNSQQCTATSELWTSPLNKSSSRGPPPGLTANSNKSANCNTSTPTTITGGANGWLQPRSGSVQPTNTNWTGGNTTWGSSWLLLKNLTAQIDGPTLRTLCMQHGPLVSFHPYLNQGIALCKYTTREEANKAQMALNNCVLANTTIFAESPSETEVQSIMQHLPQTPSSTSSCGTSGGNVGGVGTSANNANSGSGACQSGNSSGNGNGSASGAISGNNGNSTGNNSAAGGGSSSNNTITTVANSNLVGSSGSVSNSSGGTANSSTGSIVSCTASGNSINGAGTANSSGSKSSANNLASGQSSASNLTNSTNSTWRQTSQNQALQSQSRPSGREADFDYISLVYSIVDD